The Sporomusa termitida genome has a window encoding:
- a CDS encoding radical SAM protein, with protein sequence MNKIAFYAPGVRHYDNGLYQNSAHSFVNISITGSACQCRCEHCRGQLLNTMVAAAEPELLVKLAADLRRRGCRGVLISGGACRDGSVPLQRFAGALQEVAALGLAVVVHPGLLTNELAQVLAQAAVTRVALDLIGDSDTIRKVYHLTRTPEDYQNSLRAARLAGLKASPHIVIGLHYGEIRGEYEALKMVAAEGAESLVLVLLNPLRNTPMGAVVPPPAESVAKIFKTARELLPAIPLALGCARPPGLYARTIERLAVEAGFDAIAYPARETVDYVYSLGYTVTYQETCCGLLA encoded by the coding sequence ATGAATAAAATTGCCTTTTATGCGCCAGGCGTACGGCACTATGACAATGGCTTATATCAAAATAGTGCACACTCTTTTGTTAACATAAGTATCACCGGCTCGGCGTGCCAATGCCGCTGCGAGCACTGCCGGGGCCAACTGCTCAATACTATGGTGGCCGCTGCCGAGCCGGAACTGTTGGTGAAACTGGCTGCTGATTTACGCCGGCGCGGCTGCCGCGGGGTGCTGATAAGCGGCGGGGCCTGCCGGGACGGCAGTGTGCCGTTACAGCGTTTTGCCGGGGCCCTGCAAGAAGTTGCCGCCCTGGGGTTGGCCGTTGTGGTCCATCCGGGGCTGCTGACCAATGAACTGGCCCAGGTACTGGCTCAGGCCGCGGTAACGCGGGTCGCCCTTGATTTAATCGGGGATAGTGACACAATTCGTAAGGTATATCACCTGACGCGCACCCCTGAAGACTATCAGAACAGTTTGCGAGCCGCCCGGCTGGCCGGTCTGAAGGCCTCGCCCCATATTGTCATCGGCCTTCATTATGGTGAAATTCGCGGGGAATATGAAGCGCTGAAGATGGTTGCGGCCGAGGGGGCGGAAAGCTTGGTCTTAGTACTGTTGAATCCCCTGCGGAACACCCCCATGGGGGCTGTCGTTCCTCCGCCGGCCGAGTCGGTAGCCAAAATTTTTAAGACTGCCAGGGAGCTGTTGCCGGCTATCCCGCTGGCTTTAGGTTGTGCCCGTCCGCCGGGGCTTTATGCCCGGACGATAGAACGGCTGGCGGTGGAAGCGGGGTTTGACGCCATTGCCTATCCGGCCCGGGAAACGGTAGATTATGTATATTCTCTCGGCTATACTGTGACCTATCAGGAAACCTGCTGCGGCCTACTGGCATAA
- a CDS encoding radical SAM protein produces MDNIGRQESPDYVQTSLAGAMALGLEPGSFYRNAYPGSLNLLMTYQDGCRANCSYCGLARERWAEPDEHTFIRVKWPVYELADIIGILARPPQAAAAKVQKLGRICISMITHPRAAADCIDIVRQLSAASPLPVSVLASPTILPAGGAFFQAVKAAGADRVGIAVDAATAALFAGLRGPAVGGPHRWETYWEAVEQAVKVFGSGHVSVHLIVGLGETEQAMVQAIDRANQYGAQAHLFSFCPEPGSRLGGRKPPAYGQYRRIQLAAYLLNNRHSTIDAFAFNGHGKIVGYGSRLQELLGDDLAAGEPFRTSGCPNREGCVACNRPYGNERPGPDLRNYPFSPDSSDIDIIKGQIWDE; encoded by the coding sequence ATGGACAATATTGGCAGACAGGAAAGCCCGGATTATGTACAGACCAGCCTGGCCGGCGCTATGGCGCTGGGTCTGGAGCCAGGCAGCTTCTACCGTAACGCCTATCCGGGCAGCCTAAATTTATTAATGACCTATCAGGACGGCTGCCGGGCTAATTGCAGCTATTGCGGCTTAGCCAGAGAACGGTGGGCCGAGCCTGATGAACATACCTTCATCAGAGTAAAATGGCCGGTTTATGAGCTTGCGGATATTATCGGTATTTTGGCGCGGCCGCCGCAGGCCGCGGCCGCCAAAGTACAAAAACTGGGCCGGATTTGTATATCGATGATTACTCATCCCCGGGCAGCGGCCGACTGCATCGATATTGTCAGGCAGTTAAGCGCCGCAAGCCCGTTACCGGTTAGTGTCCTGGCCTCGCCGACCATATTGCCGGCAGGGGGGGCTTTTTTTCAGGCGGTTAAAGCTGCCGGGGCCGACCGGGTGGGGATTGCGGTCGATGCGGCAACCGCGGCCTTGTTTGCCGGCCTGCGGGGGCCGGCGGTAGGCGGACCCCACCGGTGGGAGACTTACTGGGAGGCCGTCGAACAGGCTGTTAAGGTGTTTGGTTCCGGCCATGTCAGCGTGCACCTGATTGTCGGGCTGGGCGAAACAGAACAGGCAATGGTACAGGCCATAGACAGGGCCAATCAATATGGGGCGCAGGCTCACCTGTTTTCATTCTGTCCGGAACCCGGCAGCCGGCTGGGCGGCCGTAAGCCGCCGGCATACGGTCAATACCGGCGTATTCAGCTGGCGGCCTATCTGCTCAATAACAGACACAGTACTATCGACGCTTTTGCCTTTAATGGCCACGGGAAAATCGTTGGCTATGGCAGCCGGCTGCAGGAACTGCTGGGGGATGACCTGGCCGCGGGCGAGCCCTTCCGAACCTCAGGCTGCCCCAACCGGGAGGGGTGTGTGGCGTGCAACCGGCCGTATGGCAACGAGCGGCCAGGCCCTGATTTGCGTAATTATCCTTTTTCGCCGGATAGCAGTGATATAGATATCATTAAAGGACAGATATGGGATGAATAA
- a CDS encoding geranylgeranyl reductase family protein, giving the protein MKTTAEHYDVAVVGAGPAGCIAAKRLGQAGLKVVLVEQRQVIGSPVQCAEFVPLAISRHTAVRAGDIAQPVRGLKTFINGKLASTLRAPGYVLNRGLWAEYQARLAAAAGAAIMTATRVSGIDGKQLTLVNGAHSRALRADFILGCDGPCSVVSKKLANEAQPMCFALQYEKMLVKSLEYAEIYFDPAYYGGYAWVFPKGKTANVGVALHAAYKDKLKAALADFCRQLIGGGRIQAGAPAGATGGLIPAGGLVKNPANDHMLVAGDAAGCTHPITGAGIMNAVVSGDLAARSVLLQVSSNGSEPVARNYTRTLLAEYGTQFAIASERLLSRNQRWTDQPEEFSALIRSSWIAFPEYYRQQ; this is encoded by the coding sequence GTGAAAACAACAGCTGAACACTATGACGTGGCCGTGGTCGGGGCGGGACCGGCGGGCTGCATTGCGGCCAAACGTCTGGGGCAGGCGGGGCTGAAGGTGGTGCTGGTTGAACAGCGCCAGGTCATCGGCAGTCCTGTCCAGTGCGCAGAGTTCGTTCCCCTTGCTATTTCGCGCCACACCGCTGTGCGGGCCGGCGATATAGCCCAGCCTGTCCGGGGCCTTAAAACCTTTATCAACGGTAAGCTGGCAAGTACCCTCCGGGCCCCGGGTTATGTGCTGAACCGGGGGCTGTGGGCTGAGTATCAGGCCCGGCTGGCAGCAGCAGCCGGCGCCGCCATTATGACCGCAACCCGTGTCAGTGGTATTGACGGCAAGCAACTGACCTTGGTAAATGGTGCTCACTCCCGGGCGCTTAGGGCTGACTTTATTCTGGGCTGCGATGGCCCCTGTTCTGTCGTCAGCAAAAAATTGGCAAATGAAGCCCAGCCAATGTGCTTTGCCTTACAATATGAAAAAATGCTGGTTAAATCACTGGAATATGCGGAGATTTACTTTGACCCGGCCTATTACGGCGGCTATGCCTGGGTTTTCCCCAAAGGCAAAACCGCCAATGTCGGCGTGGCCCTCCATGCCGCTTATAAAGATAAATTGAAAGCTGCCCTGGCGGATTTCTGCCGGCAGCTTATTGGCGGAGGGAGAATACAAGCCGGGGCGCCGGCCGGGGCAACCGGCGGCCTGATACCGGCCGGCGGCCTGGTAAAAAATCCGGCCAATGACCATATGCTGGTTGCCGGTGATGCGGCCGGCTGTACGCATCCCATTACCGGTGCCGGCATTATGAACGCTGTTGTCAGTGGTGATTTGGCGGCCAGGTCAGTGCTCCTGCAAGTTAGCAGTAACGGTAGCGAGCCGGTTGCCAGGAATTACACACGCACGTTGCTTGCAGAGTACGGGACGCAGTTTGCTATTGCCAGTGAACGGTTGCTAAGCCGTAACCAGCGGTGGACAGATCAGCCGGAAGAATTCAGTGCGCTCATAAGGTCCAGCTGGATTGCTTTTCCGGAGTACTACCGGCAACAGTGA